The Streptomyces kanamyceticus DNA segment CCGCCAAGGTGGAGACCGGGCCGTACGAGTGGACGCGCATGGCGGGCATTCAGATCGGCGGCCCCAGCAACGGCTGAAGCCGTAGCCGAACGTTCTGCCGAGACTGGCCGAAAGCAACACCTGACACCCGGGTCACCCGTTAGGACCGTAGGAGCAAGGTCCACCCAGCGGGAGCCCGCATGATCGAAACGCCGTCACTGGTGGATCAGTACTGCCATGGCGTTCTCCGTACGGAGCTGGGCCTCGGCACCTTCGAGGCCCACCTCGGCCGGGGCGAGGGACCACCCGCCCCCGGCACCACCTTCTTCGACACCCAGACCGGCTTCGCGGTGCGCCGCTGGTGTCCGCCGCTGCTCGGCCTGGAGCAGCACTGCCCGCCCGCCCGCTATCTCGCCCGCCGCCGTGAACTGGGCGTACTGGAATCGGGGCGGCGCCTGCTGCGCGGCAGCGGCATCACCACCTACCTCGTCGACACGGGGCTGCCCGGAGACCTGACGGGGCCCGGCGAGATGGCGTCCACCGGGGACGCCGAAGCCCGCGAGATCGTCCGCCTGGAGTTACTCGCCGAGCAGGTCGCCGACACCTCGGGCACCGCCGACTCGTTCCTCGCCAATCTCGCCGAGTCCGTGCACGCGGCCGCCGGGGAGGCCGTCGCCTTCACCTCGGTGGCGGGCGTGCGGATCCCGCTCGCCCTCGCCGCGGAGCCGCCGGGGCCCGGCGAGGTGCGCGGCGCGGTCGGGCGCTGGCTCGCGGGGCGGCAGGTCGGCGGCGAACTGACCGACCCGGTGCTGCTGCGGCACCTGCTGTGGATCGCCGTGGCCTCCGGGCGGCCGCTGCAGCTGCACGCGGGCGCCGGTGACCCCCAGACGTACTTCGGGGACTTCGCGCGGGCCACCGCGGGGCTCGGCACCGATCTGGTGCTGCTGCACGGCTATCCGTACCACCGCAGCGCCGCGCACCTGGCGTCCTTCTTCCCGCACGTGTACGCGGATCTGGGGCCCGCTCTCGTGCGCACCGGAGCGCGTGCGGCGGCCGTCCTCGCGGAGATCCTGGAACTCGCGCCGTTCGGCAAGCTGCTGTTCTCCAGCGGCGCCCACGGGCTGCCCGAACTGCACGTCGTCGGCGCGAGCCTGTTCCGGGAGGCGCTCGGCCGGGTGCTCGGCACCTGGGTCGCCGAGGGGGCCTGGTCGCTCGGCGACGCGCAGCGCGTCGCCGGACTCATCGCCGCGGGCAACGCCCGCCGGGTGTACGGACTCTCAGACGGAGGAGAGCTGTGAGTCGTCGGCCTGGGCGGGCAGCCCCGCCGTACCGACGGGGCGCTCCCGCAGCGCGAGCAGCACCCGCACCACACCGATCCACACCAGACACGAGCCGAACATGTGCAGGCCGACCAGGACCTCCGGCAGGTCCGTGAAGTACTGGACGTAGCCGATGGCGCCCTGCGCGAGCAGGATCAGGAACAGGTCGCGGGTGCGCGAGAGCGGGCCGCGCGGGGCGTCGACCGCCTTGAGGACGAACCACAGGGCGAACGTCAGCGTCACCACGATCCACGCGAGCACCGCGTGCAGCTTGCTGACGGTCTCCCAGTCGAAGCCCATCCGCGGCACGTCGCTGGAGTCGCCCGCGTGCGGCCCCGAGCCCGTCACGACCGTGCCGACCGCGATGAGCAGCACGGAGGCCGCGACCAGGAACCAGACGAGCTGCGCCACGGCCTTGCCGACCAGCGGGCGCGGCTCCGCGTCGCCCTCGCGGATGCGCTGCCACATCGTGACGGCGACCGCGATCAGGGCGGTGGAGAGCAGGAAGTGTGCCGCGACCGTCCACGGGTTGAGGCCGACGAGGACCACGATGCCGCCGAGCACGGCGTTGCCCATGACCAGCCAGAACTGGGCCCAGCCGAGCCGGGTCACGCTGCGCCGCATCGGCTTCTGCGAGCGCGCGGCGATGATCGCCCAGCCGACGGCGGCGCACAGCACGTACGTCAGCATGCGGTTGCCGAACTCGACGACGCCGTGGAAGCCCATCTCGCTGGTCGCGGTCAGGGAGTCGTCCGTGCACTTGGGCCACGTCGGGCAGCCGAGGCCGGAGCCCGTCAGCCGGACGGCACCGCCCGTCACCACGATGAGCACGGTCATCGCGAGGGAGATGAAGGCCGCCTGCTGGACGGTCCGCTGAGTGGGGGTCCAGCGCTCGGCGATGAAGGCGAGCGGGTTCCGCACGGCTTGAGCGACGTCGTCTCGGGTCACGTTTGGCACGCGCCCTATCGTAGGGGGCCGCTTGTGCAAGCTTTCACGAGGGGCACGACTTGCCCCAGAGTGACCGGTGGATGCGGGCGGCGCGGGCCCGCAGCTCCTCGGCCCGCGCCGGGTCCTGGGCGCCGTCCGCGAGGAACTCGTACACCGCGACGAGCGAGGGGTGGCCCTCGCCCAGGCTGGCGACGAAGATGCGTTCGGCCGTGCGCAGCGCGCGCTCGGCGCCCTCGCGATCGCCCGCGGCGCGCAGTACGGGGCCGAGCCGGGAGAGGGTCTTGGCCCGGTAGTGGTGGTCGGGTCCGTACGCGGTGACGTAGATCTCCTCGGCCTCGCGCAGGGTGTCGATCGCCCGGTGCAGATGCCCCTGCGCCCACTGCAGCGAGCCCAGTTTGTTGAGACAGGCCGCGTAGGTGTGGGCCTCCGTCGTACGGCGCTTGCCGAGCAGGGCGAGGACGGGGCAGAGGAGTTCGTGCGCCGTCGCGAGGTGCGCGTGGGCCTGTGCGCGCAGCCTGCGCTTGCGCAGCGGATTGCGGGTGCTGCGCGACGCCGCCCTGCACTGCTGGCCCTTGCGGCGCAGCACGTCCGCGAGGAACTTGGCGACCTGAGCGGTCTCGAAGTCCTCCTCGCCGCGCTTGCTGCGGAACACCTCGTGCGCCGCCGAGAGCTCGCGCTCCGCGGTGTCCAGGTCGCCGCGGTCCTGCGCCACGATCCCGGCGTCGCGGCGGAGCATCGCCCGGAACACCACGTGCTCCTCCAGGCCGGTGGAGCCGCCGCCGCCGACGAGGTCACCGGCCCGCTCGTAGCAGTCGAGCGCGTCGACGTGCCGGCCCGCGTTGCGGTGGATCATCCCGGCCTCCTGCTCGGTGACCGCCCAGTCGATGACCTCCCAGCCCGAGCCCTGCAGCTCGTAGATGCGCAGCGCCGCCTCCAGATAGCCGCTCGCCTCCCGAAAGCGGTTGCGCTCGCGCAGGATGCCGCCGAACTGGCGGCAGCACTGCGCCCGCACCTGCTGGAAGGCGTCGTCGTCCTTGTGGGCGTCGCACAGCGCGAGCGCCCTGCCGCAGGCCGCCTCCGCCGTGTCGAGGTGGGCGAGGAGGTAGTGCTGGCGGGCCGTGGCGAGATGGGCCGTCGCCAGGCACTGCTCGGATCCCGTGCCCAGGCCGCGCAGCTCCACCTCCCTGGCGAAGTAGGCCAGCGCGCTCTTCCACTCGCAGCGGTGGTTCTGGTAGCTGCCCGCCCGGTGCAGGAGGCGCACCAGCGCCTCCGGGTCGCGGGCCGCGCCCAGTTCGCCGTCGCTGTCGGCGGCCCAGGCGGGCTCGGCGGTGACCGCGTCGACGTGCGGCATGAGACGGTCGCAGGTGGCTCGCGATTCGAGCTGGTCGGGGGCGAGCGGGAAGGCCGCCTCGATCAGCCGGACCGCGGCCTGCGACCACTCCAGACGCTCGTGTCCGGTCAGCCGGGACCGGATGAATATCTGCACCCGGGGGTGGATTCCGTACGTCACCGGCTCCGTGCGGCCGTCGCCGTGGCGGGTCATCAGGGAGTGGTCGACCAGCTTGAGCACGAGCCGGGTGAAGGCCAGCTGGTCGTCCATGACGAGCCGCAGCCGGTCGGGCAGGACCGAGCGGTAGCGGAAGAGCGTGGCGCGCGGCACGTCCTCGGACGCCAGGAAGCTGCACAGCCGCATCAGATCCTCGGCGGCGGGCTGCTGCGCGCCGATCCGCTCGATCGCCAGCTCGAAGGTCTTGGCGTCGCTGTCGGCGCTCTGCGCGGAGAGGCGCTGCAGGTACTCCTCGAAGTCCTCGCCCTCGACGCCGATCTCGGCCTGTTCGATGTACGCCCCCGCCTGTTCGAGGGCGAGCGGCTGCCAGCCGAGCTGCCTGCCGAGCCAGCGCAGCCGCTCGTCGGCGGTCGAACCGGTCCGCTTGCGCAGGAAGGCCAGGCCGTCGTCCTCGTCGTAGACGGTGAGTTCGACGGGATCGGGGCAGAGTCCGGTCCAGCCCTCGCGCAGCTGGGTGGTGATCAGGATCTCGCCGACGCCCTCGGGCGGCAGCAGGGGCTGTAACCGCAGTTGCTGGTCGACGGGCCCTTCGCCGGACTGTTCGGCGCCGTCGAGCTGGACGTTGTCGTAGACGAGCAGCCAGTCCGGATGGTCGCGCAGCCAGCTCCACAGCCGGGTCAGGACCACGGTCTTGGACTCGTGGTAGGTGATGCCGATCAGGGTGGCGAGTTCGAGCAGGTCGCACAGGAGCCGGTCGGGGCTGGTGGCGTTGAGCCACCGGGTGAGGCTGTGCTCGGTCAGCGTGCCGTGCGCGTACGCCGTGGCCAGCTGGGACTTTCCGACGCCGCCGGTGCCGTGCACGACGCTGACGCGGCGGCCCTTGGGGCCTTTCTCGGGCCGCAGGGTCCGTTCCAGGAGGGCCATTTCCTTTTTGCGGCCCACGAAGTACCGCGAGCGGAAGGGGAGGTTGTTGGGCGGCACGGCGCGCACGGTGGCGTCCTCGGCCGTTCCGCTTTCCTGCGTGGCGGGACGGGCGACGAGGATGAGGGCGAGGACGGCCAGCACGATGAGCACGACGAAGACCACGAGGGCCGGGCCGCTCGTCTTCTCCTTGATGATCCCCATCAGGGCGATGGCCAGGGCGGAGACCGCGGTGGTGCCGGTGGCGAGCCGCCTGATGCCGACGGCGAACCGCCTGCGCGTGCTGACGAGCCGCCTGCGTGTGAGGGCGAACTGCCTGCGGGCGCCGGTGAATGCGCCGGAAATGGATACGGACATCAGTTCCCCCTGTCTGCCTCCCCCGCGCGGCGCGCAGTACAGTCCCATTCTCGGGGTAAAGCCGCACCCGCCGGAATATCACCGCCGTGGAATCTGGGGCTAGCATCTGCGCTTCGCGGATTCGACGGTACGGAGGCGGCATGGACCTCGGCACAATGGATCAACCCCCGGGGGGCGGGATGGATATCGCGTTGGTCCACTGGTCCTTTCCGCCCAGCGTGGGCGGGGTGGAATCCCACCTCTGGGACTATTCACGGCTGTTGGCGCGGCGGGGGAACCGCGTCACCGTGCTCACCGGAACGCCGGGCGCGCAGTGCCCGGGTCAACCGGGGGTGGAGGTGCTCACCCACCCGGCGCTCGACCTGGCCAGGCTCGACCCGGGACCCGACGACGCGCGGCGGCTCACCCGGTGGTTCTCCGAGGTGCTCCTCCAGCGCGGCATCAGGCTGGTGCACTGCCACAACCTGCACCACTTCAGCGCGGCCCCCGCCCAGGCCCTGGAGGCCCTGCGGACCCCGCTGCGACTCGCGCTCTGCCATACGTACCACAGCATCTGGGGCGATCCCGGACGCGGCGAATCCGTGCTCACGGCGGACCGCTGGGACCGGCACTACGCCGTCTCCGAGTTCCTGCGCACCGCCTGCGCCGACGTGCTCGGCGTGCGCGCGGAGCGCACCTACCTGGGCATCGACACCGCCCCCTACGCGCGCGTGGCCCCTCTCGACGTCGCGCCGCAGCCGGGGACGGTGCTGCTGCCCGCCCGGCTGATCCCCGACAAGGGAGCGCTGCTCGCGGTCCGCGCGCTCGATCTGATCGTCCGCTGCGGGATGTGCGTATCCCGGCCCCGGCTGCTGCTTACGGACACCCGTCAGACAGTCGATTTCCACGGTGAGAAGATCGGCTTCAGGGAACGCGTCGAAAAAGAGATCGAAAAGCGCGATCTGGAATCGTACGTGGAATTCGTCGAGGCCGGTGTCGATCAAATGCCTGATCTCTACGCGGAGTCCACCGTCGTCGTCTATCCCTCGCTATTCGACGAGCCGATGGGGCTCGCCCCGCTGGAGGCGATGTGCGCGGCGCGGCCCGTCGTGGTGACCCGGATGGGCGGCCTCGACGAGGGCGTCGACAACGACGGGGTGATCGGTTATCTGGTGCCCGACAGGGACGAGGAGCAGCTCGCGGCGCGCCTCGCCGAACTCCTCGACGACCGGGAGACGGGCCGGCTGATGGGCCTGCGCGGACGGGCCCACGTCACCGGGCACTTCGACCTGCGCAAGATCTACCTGAAGCGCATGCAGGACGAGTACCGCGCACTCCTGGCCGGTCGGGGCGGAGCACCGGCCGGACCGGACGGAGCGTCAGCAGTGCGGGCCGGGACCGGCACCCGCGCCGGTGTCTGAACCGGCGCCCCCGCCGGTGTCCACCCGCCAGCCGTCGGGCAGCCCGGTCACCGTCGTACGCCCTGCGTGGTCGATCCGCACCGAGAGGTCCGCGCCCGCAAGGCGCAGCCCCGACACGGCGAGCGGTCCGAGCAGGCCCGCGGGGAGCGGGCGCAGCCGCAGCTCGCGGCGCGGGGCGTCGGGACGCAGGCCGAGCAGCGCGCCGAGCACCGCGACGCCGGACGCCGCCGACCAGCCCTGCGGGCGGCAGGCGGCCGGGTAGGCGAGCGGGGCGGGCGAGGTCTCGGTGCGCGCGTCGCCGCCGTACAGCTCCGGCATCCGGTACGAGAAGTGGACGGCGGCGTCGAGCAGTCCGTCGGCGAGCAGCGCGGCCTCGGCGGGGCGGCCCGCCGCGCACAGGCCCTGCACGGCGATCGCCGTGTCGTGGGTCCACACCGAACCGCCGTGGTAGCTTAGCGGGTTGAAGCCGGGCACGGCGGCGGACCGGCTGCGCAGCCCCCAGCCGGAGTTCAGCTCGGGCGCGGCCAGCCAGGCGGCGACGTCGGCGCAGCCGTCCCGGTCGAGGATGCCGGTGCCGAGCAGCTGGCCCATGTTGGAGGCGGGGCCCGTGACCGGAGCGAGGTCGCGGCCCACCGCGATGGCGACGTAGCGGGGCGCGGGCCCCTCCTTGGCGTCGATCCAGAAGGCGTCGGCGAAGCGGCCGCGGAGCGCCACGGCCCAGGTGCGCAGCCTCCTCGCCCGCGCCGTCGCCCCGCGGGAGTGCAGCAGGTCGGCGAGGCCCGTGGCGGCTTCGTAGGCGTAGCCCTGCACCTCGCAGAGGGCCAGCGGGGGCTCGACGCGCCGGCCCGCCGCGTCGCGCACCGCGTCGGCGGAGTCCTTCCAGGACTGGTGCAGGAGCCCGCCGCGGCGCGGGTAGTAGCGCAGCAGACCGTCCTTGTCCTTGCCGCTGGTGCGGACGATCCAGGCCATCGCGCGCTCCGCGTACGGCAGGAGCCCTTCGACCTCGGCGGCGGGCAGGCCCCAGCGCCAGGCGTCGACGAGCAGCGAGACGAAGAGCGGGGTGGCGTCGACGGAGCCGTAGTAGTGGGCGGGGAGCAGCAGCCCCTGGCCGTGCCGGGACTCGGCGGGGCGCAGCTCGTGCAGGATCCGCCCCGGCGCCTCCTCGCGGAAGTCGTCGTGGACCGTGCCCTGGCGGCGAGCGAGGGTCCACAGGGTGCCGCGGGCCAGTTCGGTGCCGAGCGGCAGCAGCATGCGGGCCGACCAGAGGGAGTCCCGGCCGAAGAGCGTCAGGTACCAGGGGCAGCCCGCGGCGATGAACTGGTCGTCGCAGCGGGCGCTCCCGCCACCCGCCCGGTCCGCTAGCCGCAGCGCCCGCAGCTCGGCGAGCCCCTGGCGGACCAGGCCGATCAGCCGCCGGTCGCCGCGGACCACCGGATCCGACCAGGGCACGCGCGGGGGCGCGGCGACCGGATGGCCCGGCGGGTCGGGCACGGCGCGGCCCGTGACGGCGAGCCGGAGCAGCCAGCAGCCGCCCGGCGCGAGCTCGACCCGCGGCCAGGTGAACGTGCCGTGCGCCGGGCCCGTCGCGGTCTCGGGCTCCTCGGGGCATTCGACGGCGCGCACCCGGGCACGGCCCGTGGGGGAGCGCCAGACGAGCGCGGGGCCTCCCGCGCGCGGCGCGGACGGGGCGACGGCGGGGCCGGTGAGGCCTCGCTTCACGTCGGCGATGTCGGCGAGGTCGGTGGCGGCGGTCAGTTCGACGCGTAATCGGCGGGCGGCGGTGCCGACGTTGCGCAGCAGGACCGTCTCGCCGTCGCCCGCGGTGCGCACCCGCTCGACGATCAGCGTCGGGTCGGCGGTGCCGTCGCCGGGGCAGCGGTGCACGGAGGTGAAGCGGACCCGGTCGGGGCCGAGCGGCTGGACGCCGACGGGCTCGGGCGCACGGCCGTCGAGCAGCAGGCACAGGGTGTGCAGGAGCCGCCGGTCGTGGTCGTAGAAGCCGTCGGCCCGCGCGCCGCGGAGCTGGCCGTCGCGGGGCGACGCGGCGAACGCGGGTGCCGCGACGCAGAGGACCACGTCGTGGAGGAGCGGCTGCAGGGCGCGGGCTGCCCGCGATGATCCGGGTAATTCCGGGGTGTCGGCCACGGAACGGGAGTGCCCGTTCCGTGCTCACGTCACTCCCTGAGGACGGACCGCGTCACTCCCAGCGGAAGAACCTGGCCGCCGCGCCGAGCCCGGCGACCGCCCAGACCGCGAGGATCCCGAGGTCCCCCCACGGCATGCCCGCACCGTGCTGCAGCACGTCGCGCAGCCCGTCGGAGAGCGCCGAGATGGGCAGCAGGCCGAGGACCGACTGGGCCGCGTCGGGGAATTTGTCGAGCGGGACGATCACGCCGCCGCCCATGAGCAGGAGCAGGAAGACGAGGTTCGCCGCCGCCAGCGTCGCCTCGGCCTTGAGGGTGCCCGCCATCAGCAGACCGAGCCCGGAGAAGGCGGCCGTGCCGAGCACCAGGAGCAGCAGTACGGCGAAGGGGTTGCCGTGCGGCGACCAGCCGAGCGCGAAGGCGATCACCGTGAGCAGGACGATCTGCAGCACCTCGGTGACCAGGACGGACAGGGTCTTCGCCGCCATCAGGCCCCAGCGGGGGAGCGGCGAGGCGCCGAGCCGCTTGAGCACGCCGTACCGCCGCTCGAAGCCCGTCGCGATGGCCTGGCCCGTGAAGGCCGTCGACATCACGGCGAGCGCGAGGATGCCGGGCGCGAGGAAGTCCACGGCCTCGCCGTCGCCCGTGTCGACGATGTCGACCGCGCTGAACAGCACGAGCAGGAGCGTCGGGATGACGACGGTCAGGAGGAGCTGCTCGCCGTTGCGCAGCAGCATCTTCGTCTCGAGGACAGCCTGCGCGGCGATCATGCGGGGCAGCGGGGCGGCGCCCGGCTTCGGCGTGTACGTACCGGCGGCGCTCATCCGCGCAGCTCCTTACCCGTGAGCTCCAAGAAGACGTCTTCGAGGGTGTGGCGTTCGACCGAGATGCGGTCCGGCATGACGCCGTGCTGGGCGCACCACGAGGTGACCGTGGCGAGCAGCTGGGGGTCGACCGTGCCGCTCACGCGGTAGGCGCCGGGGGTCAGTTCGGCCGCGGCCGAGTCCGGCGGCAGCGCCTTGAGGAGCGAGCCGACGTCGAGCCCTGGACGGCCGGTGAAGCGCAGGGTGTTCTCGGCGCCGCCCCGGCACAGCTCGTCGGGGCTGCCCTGGGCGATGACCTTGCCCGCGTCGATGATCGCGACGTCGTCGGAGAGCTCCTCCGCCTCGTCCATGTGGTGCGTGGTGAGGATGACGGCGACGCCGTCGCGGCGCAGATCGCGCACGAGGTCCCAGGTGGCCCGGCGCGCCTGCGGGTCCAGGCCCGCGGTCGGCTCGTCGAGGAAGACGAGTTCGGGCCTGCCGACCACGGCCATGGCGAGCGCGAGGCGCTGCTGCTGGCCGCCGGACAGGCGCCGGTAGGTGGTGCGGCCGCAGCTGTCGAGGCCGAGGCGCTCGATGAGGTCGCCCACGTCCAGCGGGTCGGCGTGGAGTTTGGCGACGTGGCGCAGCATCTCGTCGGCGCGGGCGCCCGAGTAGACGCCGCCGGACTGGAGCATCACGCCGATCCTGGGCCGCAGCGCGTCGGCCTCGCGGACCGGGTCCAGGCCGAGGACGCGCACGGTGCCGGAGTCCGGCTTCCGGTAGCCCTCGCAGGTCTCGATCGTGGTGGTCTTGCCCGCGCCGTTGGGGCCGAGGACGGCGGTGATGCCCGCCCCGGCGCTGAGGTCGAGACCGTCGACCGCGGTCTTGTTTCCGTACCGCTTGACCAGACTCTCGATCTGGACGACGGGCTCGTTTCGCATGGTGAGCCAGTCTAGGGACGGGTCCGAGGTCCCGGGCGGGCGGGGCGCCGGTCCTCTTCCTGGTGACCTTTTCCGGCCGTACGGGGACGAAGCGGGGCCTAGCGTCGATGCGTGACCAGCATCGCGGAGAACGTCGAGGAGACATCCGAGCAGGCGGCCCACAAGGCGCGTGACCTCAGGCGCACCCCGCGCTACTTCGTCTCGGCCGTCCTCGCGGGCGCGTACATCGGGATCGGCGAGGTGCTGCTCCTGGTGGCGGTGTCGCCGTTCGTGGCGGCGGGCTCCCCGGCGGTGAGACTCCTCGAAGGAGCGGTCTTCCCGATCGCGCTGACGATCGTGATGTTCGCGGGCGCACAGCTGTTCACCAGCAATGTGATGGTGATGCTGATCGGCGCCCTGACGGGGCGCACGGGCGCGCGGGACCTGGTCGGCAGCTGGGCGCTCTCCTTGGCGGGGAACGGCGTCGGGGCGTTCCTCTTCGGCGCGATGGTGCACGCGTCGGGCGTGACGTCCACGCCCTCGGCGCGCGCGATGCTCGCCGAGATGGTCCGGGGCAAGGAGGCGCTCGACGGCGGCCAGCTCTTCTGGCGGGCCGTGCTCTGCAACTTCCTCGTCTGCCTGGCGATCTGGATGTTCTACCGGGCCAAGGGCGACGGCGCGAAGATCTTCGTGCTGTGGATCCCGGTCCTGGTCTTCGTCGCGGTCGGCTTCGAGCACTGCGTGGCGAACATGGCGCTGTTCGCCCTCGCGATCCTGGACGGCGGCGCGGGCTTCGCCGACCTGGGCAGGAACCTGCTGTTCACGGTGCCGGGGAACGTGGTCGGGGGCGGTCTCCTCGTCGCGGGCTCGTACTGGTTCATGGGGCGACCGGAGCGCGAGGAGGACCTCTAGGCGGGAGACGCCGACGACTGGGCGGGGGACACCAGCCACCGTTCGGCGTAGGCGACCGCGTCCGCGAGCGGGAACAGCCGCGATGCGGCGGCGCCCACGCTTCCCCGTACGACCTCCGTGTCCCGCTCGAAGGCCGCGCCGAGCTCCTCGAAGCGGTCGCTGGGGATCGCCGGTTCCCGCACGGTCGTCCACCGGCGGCCCTGGGGCGTCATGGCCGCGAAGGAGTGCTCGGTCTCGGGTCCTGGGATCCGGTACTGGGCCAGGTGGAACGCGGTGCAGGCGCCGTAGCCCGCGCCGAGCAGCAGCACGCGGGCGCCCGCCTTCTCCAGCCGGGCCAGCGGGCTGCGCTCGCCGAAGCTGCAGCCGCGGGCGTGCCCCGCGGTGATCGTGGCGGCGGCGGGGCCGAGGGCCGCGAACGAGGCCTGCGGATGCGCGCTGCGCAGGGCGCCGGGCCAGGTGCGTACGGCCTCGGGGACGACGCCGACGCCGAAGCTGGGCGTGAGCAGCGGGTCGTACGCGGGGAGCGTGGCGCGGAGCACGGGCAGCCAGCTCTCGGGCACCGGAGGGTTCTGCCACACCGCGGGATCGGAGTTGTCCCCCGAGTGGGTCGGGACCACCAGGGTGCCGTCGGGCCCGAGGGCGTCGAGGAGCGCCTGGACGAGTGCGATCTGGCCTCCGCTGACCCAGCCGAGCGAGCTGAGCGAGGTGTGCGCGAGGAGGGTCTCGCCGGGGCGCACACCGAGCTTCGACAGCTCGTCCGCGAGCGACTCGCGCGTGCACAAAGGGCCGGTGGGAGGGGGTGTCGGCATGGTCCAGGAGTCTCCTGGAAGGATCGGGCGGGCGCCACCGATTTGATCGATCAGTGATCGTTTCCGCAGGTCAGCTTAGGTATGCCTAAGTGATGCAGCGCACCGACCGGTGATCGGGGCGCGGGTTGTCAGGTTCTGAGGAATTACGCAACAATGGCGTTGTGAAAAACGTTGGCGAGGCTCCGCAGGAGGAACTCGCGACCGGAGAGCGCTCCACGCGCAACCGGGTCGCGCGGTCCATCCTGGACCACGGCCCGTCCACCGTCGCCGACCTCGCCAAGCGGCTCGGCCTCACCCAGGCCGCCGTCCGCAGGCACCTCGACGCCCTCGCCCATGAGAACGTCGTCGAGCCCCGTGAGCAGCGGGTCTACGGAGCACGGACCAGGGGCAGGCCCGCCAAGGTCTTCGCCCTGACCGACTGCGGGCGCGACGCCTTCGACCAGTCGTACGACAAGCTGGCCGCGGACGCGCTCCGGTGGATCGCCGAGCACCACGGGGAAGGCGCGGTCGTCGCGTTCGCCAAGGCGCGGATCGCCGCCCAGGCCGAGACGTACAAGAAGGCGATCGAGGCGGCGCCCCCGGAGCGGCGCACCGAGGCTCTGGCGAAGGCATTGACCACCGACGGGTACGCTGCTACGGCGCGTAGCGCACCGGTCGGCGAGCAGCTCTGCCAGCACCACTGCCCGGTCGCGCACGTCGCCGAGCAGTTCCCGCAGCTGTGCGAGGCGGAGACGGAGATGTTCTCCACGCTCCTGGGCACGCACGTCCAGCGCCTCGCCACGATCGCCCACGGCGACGGCGTCTGCACGACGTTCATCCCCCGCAGTACCCCGCAGCACCCCCATTCAGCATCAGCAAGCACCGCCGGGAGGAACCCCGCATGACTCTCCCTATCGAGGAGACTGCCCACCCCGAGCTCGAGGGCCTGGGCACGTACGAATACGGCTGGGCCGACTCCGACGCGGCTGGTGCCTCTGCCAAGCGCGGCATCAGTGAGGACGTCGTCCGGGACATCTCCGCGAAGAAGTCCGAGCCGGAGTGGATGACCAAGCTCCGCCTCAAGGGCCTGCGCCTGTTCGACAAGAAGCCCATGCCCAACTGGGGCTCGGACCTCTCGGGCATCGACTTCGCCAACATCAAGTACTTCGTGCGCTCCACGGAGAAGCAGGCGGCGTCCTGGGAGGACCTGCCCGAGGACATCAAGAACACGTACGACAAGCTCGGCATCCCCGAGGCGGAGAAGCAGCGCCTCGTCGCCGGTGTCGCCGCCCAGTACGAGTCCGAGGTCGTCTACCACCAGATCCGCGAGGACCTGGAGGAGCAGGGCGTCATCTTCCTGGACACCGACACGGCGCTGAAGGAGCACCCGGAGCTCTTCAAGGAGTACTTCGGGACCGTCATCCCCGTCGGTGACAACAAGTTCGCCTCGCTGAACAGCGCCGTGTGGTCCGGCGGCTCGTTCATCTACGTCCCCAAGGGCGTGCACGTCGAGATCCCGCTCCAGGCCTACTTCCGCATCAACACGGAGAACATGGGCCAGTTCGAGCGGACCCTGATCATCGTGGACGAGGACGCCTACGTTCACTACGTAGAGGGCTGCACCGCGCCGATCTACAAGTCGGACTCGCTGCACTCCGCGGTCGTCGAGATCATCGTGAAGAAGGGCGGCCGCTGCCGCTACACGACGATCCAGAACTGGTCGAACAACGTCTACAACCTGGTCACCAAGCGCGCCGTGGCGTACGAGGGCGCGACCATGGAGTGGATCGACGGCAACATCGGTTCCAAGGTCACCATGAAGTACCCGGCCGTCTACCTGATGGGCGAGCACGCCAAGGGCGAGACGCTCTCCATCGCCTTCGCGGGCGAGGGCCAGCACCAGGACGCCGGTTCCAAGATGGTCCACATGGCGCCGAACACGTCCTCCAACATCGTC contains these protein-coding regions:
- a CDS encoding helix-turn-helix transcriptional regulator, which encodes MKNVGEAPQEELATGERSTRNRVARSILDHGPSTVADLAKRLGLTQAAVRRHLDALAHENVVEPREQRVYGARTRGRPAKVFALTDCGRDAFDQSYDKLAADALRWIAEHHGEGAVVAFAKARIAAQAETYKKAIEAAPPERRTEALAKALTTDGYAATARSAPVGEQLCQHHCPVAHVAEQFPQLCEAETEMFSTLLGTHVQRLATIAHGDGVCTTFIPRSTPQHPHSASASTAGRNPA
- the sufB gene encoding Fe-S cluster assembly protein SufB; this encodes MTLPIEETAHPELEGLGTYEYGWADSDAAGASAKRGISEDVVRDISAKKSEPEWMTKLRLKGLRLFDKKPMPNWGSDLSGIDFANIKYFVRSTEKQAASWEDLPEDIKNTYDKLGIPEAEKQRLVAGVAAQYESEVVYHQIREDLEEQGVIFLDTDTALKEHPELFKEYFGTVIPVGDNKFASLNSAVWSGGSFIYVPKGVHVEIPLQAYFRINTENMGQFERTLIIVDEDAYVHYVEGCTAPIYKSDSLHSAVVEIIVKKGGRCRYTTIQNWSNNVYNLVTKRAVAYEGATMEWIDGNIGSKVTMKYPAVYLMGEHAKGETLSIAFAGEGQHQDAGSKMVHMAPNTSSNIVSKSVARGGGRTSYRGLVEIGEGAAGSKSNVLCDALLVDTISRSDTYPYVDVREDDVSMGHEATVSKVSDDQLFYLMSRGLTEFEAMAMIVRGFVEPIAKELPMEYALELNRLIELQMEGSVG